The following proteins come from a genomic window of Methanosarcina sp. MTP4:
- a CDS encoding S8 family serine peptidase yields MEFRLKNKIIPLLILCILLTGIVLPASALAAGNNRPYDIFEKLTIKMPGEQEYVPGEILVKFKPGVSEEKIARINAGHGTQAVYASPYAGFKKLKIPKTKNVEEMVETYSRNPNVEYAVPNAIAHATGAPDDPYYYLQWNFKDGIGGINVEPAWDISTGQGVIVAVLDSGVAYENYGQYIVAPDLTSTSFAPGYDFVNNDAHPNDDHQHGTHVAGTIAQSTNNGYGVAGVAYDCTIMPVKVLDAEGSGTLQQLIDGIYFAADNGAQVISMSLGFSPGYYPGPALDNALEYAYDNGVTIVAAAGNDGTGTVGYPAAYDKCIAVGATKYDGTLAYYSNYGSALDVTAPGGDSTVDQNGDGYGDGILQNTFDGDLTKFNFWFFQGTSMATPHVSGVAALLIANGSSTPEEVRTAIEQSAKDKGEQGWDQYYGYGIVDAKAALDYMGKAQQPPAPNTPPVADAGGPYSAEEGQTVTFNGSNSYDPDQDGSIVSYEWDFGDGSTGNGETATHNYNEAGVYTVSLTVRDNENAASTGSTTVEISEVPTTTPVNNPPVADAGGPYSAEEGQPVAFDGSNSYDPDPDGGIASYEWDFGDGSSGTGVTPKHSYTGAGTYNVILTATDNKGATDTDTTTAEVAAVNSGASLYIDSVEVTPNLRNAGRNTFVFGKAVVTVRDSNGNPVEDAKVSGDWSGSVSEPNSAVTNANGAVTVYSDEVKYKKGTLTFTFTVNSVSHTIPWNGDVKSGTTSYTES; encoded by the coding sequence ATGGAGTTCAGATTAAAAAACAAAATAATCCCCCTGTTAATACTGTGTATATTACTTACAGGGATAGTCCTGCCGGCTTCTGCACTGGCAGCGGGGAACAACAGGCCCTACGACATCTTTGAGAAACTGACGATCAAAATGCCCGGGGAACAGGAGTATGTCCCAGGGGAAATCCTCGTGAAGTTCAAGCCAGGAGTATCCGAAGAAAAGATCGCAAGGATCAATGCCGGACACGGGACTCAAGCTGTATACGCGAGCCCCTATGCAGGGTTCAAAAAGCTGAAGATCCCAAAAACAAAAAACGTCGAAGAGATGGTAGAAACCTACAGCAGGAACCCGAATGTCGAATATGCAGTGCCCAACGCTATTGCGCATGCAACCGGGGCACCGGATGACCCTTACTACTACCTACAATGGAATTTCAAGGACGGAATAGGCGGGATTAATGTCGAGCCCGCATGGGACATCTCCACAGGGCAGGGAGTAATAGTTGCAGTACTTGATTCCGGAGTTGCATACGAGAATTACGGCCAGTATATTGTAGCCCCGGACCTTACAAGCACCAGTTTTGCCCCGGGTTATGACTTTGTAAACAACGACGCTCATCCCAATGATGATCACCAGCACGGGACCCATGTAGCCGGAACCATAGCCCAGAGTACCAATAACGGATACGGAGTGGCTGGGGTGGCATATGACTGTACGATAATGCCCGTGAAAGTCCTTGACGCGGAAGGAAGCGGGACCCTCCAGCAACTCATCGACGGCATTTATTTCGCAGCCGATAACGGCGCACAGGTCATCAGCATGAGCCTGGGATTCTCTCCCGGATACTACCCCGGCCCTGCCCTTGACAATGCACTCGAATATGCATACGATAACGGGGTCACCATTGTTGCTGCCGCAGGAAATGACGGGACAGGCACTGTCGGCTATCCTGCGGCCTATGATAAATGCATTGCAGTAGGTGCTACAAAGTACGACGGGACACTTGCCTACTACTCTAACTACGGGAGCGCCCTTGACGTAACCGCCCCCGGAGGAGACTCAACCGTCGATCAGAACGGGGATGGATACGGGGACGGAATCCTGCAGAATACTTTTGACGGGGACCTGACAAAATTCAACTTCTGGTTCTTCCAGGGCACATCCATGGCAACCCCGCACGTCTCAGGTGTTGCAGCCCTCCTGATAGCAAACGGCTCATCCACTCCTGAAGAAGTCAGAACTGCAATCGAACAAAGCGCAAAGGATAAAGGGGAACAGGGATGGGACCAGTACTACGGATACGGCATTGTGGATGCAAAAGCCGCCCTGGATTATATGGGAAAGGCACAGCAGCCTCCAGCCCCGAATACCCCACCTGTAGCCGATGCCGGAGGTCCGTACAGCGCTGAAGAAGGACAGACAGTGACCTTTAACGGATCAAACTCATATGACCCGGACCAGGACGGAAGCATTGTTTCTTATGAATGGGACTTTGGAGATGGAAGTACAGGGAACGGGGAAACTGCCACCCATAATTACAATGAAGCCGGAGTTTACACGGTCAGCCTTACAGTCAGGGATAACGAAAATGCCGCAAGTACAGGCAGCACCACAGTAGAGATAAGTGAAGTCCCTACCACAACACCTGTGAACAATCCCCCGGTAGCCGACGCCGGAGGCCCGTACAGTGCTGAGGAAGGACAGCCCGTAGCATTTGATGGATCAAACTCATATGACCCTGATCCTGATGGAGGCATTGCTTCCTACGAGTGGGACTTTGGGGACGGCAGTTCAGGTACGGGAGTTACACCCAAGCACAGCTATACCGGCGCAGGGACCTATAATGTCATCCTGACAGCAACTGACAACAAAGGTGCAACAGATACGGACACAACCACCGCGGAGGTTGCAGCGGTAAACAGTGGAGCCAGCCTCTACATTGACAGCGTGGAAGTAACTCCGAACCTCAGGAATGCCGGAAGAAATACGTTCGTTTTCGGGAAGGCAGTTGTCACTGTCCGGGACAGTAATGGAAATCCGGTTGAAGATGCTAAGGTTTCCGGAGATTGGAGCGGCTCGGTGAGTGAGCCGAATTCTGCCGTGACAAACGCAAACGGGGCTGTGACGGTTTATTCAGATGAGGTCAAGTACAAAAAAGGCACATTGACTTTCACCTTTACCGTGAACAGTGTGAGCCATACGATTCCCTGGAATGGAGACGTCAAGTCAGGGACGACAAGCTACACCGAATCCTGA
- a CDS encoding S8 family serine peptidase: MCTVILGAVLPASAFVQAEPYDSYEKSILDDSYNQIQDGSQTRMLDDTQNQKYVPREIIVKFEPGVSKEKIANINSIHGTEEIYTSPYAGFKLLKIPKSKTVEEMVEVYSKNPNIEYALPNAIAQASMVPNDPLYRYQWNFKGGIGGINIEPAWDISTGQGVVVAVLDTGVAYENYGPYIVAPDLSNTNFVPGYDFVNNDAHPNDDHYHGTHVAGTVAQNTNDGYGVAGVAYDCSIMPVKVMAGSGNGTLQQLIDGIYFATDNGADIISMSLTFDPGYYPGQALDDALEYAYNNGVTIVAAAGNEQTGSVSYPAAYYRCIAVGATNYNGVKADYSNYGTELDVVAPGGDSQDLNGDGYMDGVLQNTFNIQTKDPTDFNWWFLTGTSMATPHVSGIAALMLEANSEATPYEIRAAIENTARDMGDQGWDQYYGHGLVNATAALEYITQPQAPNNSPVADAGGPYSSEIGQTVTFDGSGSYDSDGYITSYEWDFGDGSTGSGIAPNHAYSTTGTYNVTLTVWDNKDATGTDTATLVAENVIHIDGVSVTTTSTKITGTTYVTATAVVTILDKNNNPVEGAAVSGYWSGAASDTDSAVTGATGTMTVSSDEVIYPKKSTLTFTFTVNNVSHTIAWDGNTASGSALYP; this comes from the coding sequence TTGTGCACAGTAATTCTGGGAGCGGTTCTTCCTGCATCTGCGTTTGTGCAGGCAGAACCCTATGACAGCTATGAAAAGAGTATATTAGACGATTCGTATAACCAGATTCAAGATGGTTCACAGACCCGGATGCTGGACGATACGCAGAACCAGAAATATGTTCCTAGGGAGATCATAGTCAAGTTCGAGCCCGGAGTTTCCAAAGAAAAAATCGCAAACATCAACTCCATACACGGGACAGAAGAAATATACACCAGTCCCTATGCAGGATTCAAACTGCTGAAAATCCCTAAAAGCAAAACCGTCGAAGAAATGGTAGAGGTCTACAGCAAGAACCCGAACATCGAATATGCGTTGCCCAATGCTATTGCACAGGCCTCCATGGTACCCAATGACCCGTTATACAGATACCAGTGGAATTTCAAGGGCGGAATCGGCGGGATTAATATCGAACCCGCATGGGACATTTCCACAGGGCAGGGAGTCGTAGTTGCAGTGCTTGATACCGGAGTAGCATACGAAAATTACGGCCCGTATATTGTAGCCCCGGACCTTTCAAACACCAATTTTGTCCCGGGGTATGACTTTGTAAACAACGATGCCCACCCAAATGACGACCACTATCACGGAACCCATGTGGCCGGAACCGTAGCCCAGAACACAAACGACGGGTACGGGGTAGCCGGAGTTGCATATGACTGTTCCATAATGCCCGTGAAAGTCATGGCCGGAAGCGGAAACGGGACCCTCCAGCAGCTTATAGACGGCATTTATTTTGCCACCGACAACGGAGCAGACATCATAAGCATGAGCCTCACTTTTGACCCCGGATACTATCCAGGCCAGGCCCTCGACGATGCACTCGAATATGCATACAATAACGGCGTCACCATCGTTGCCGCCGCCGGGAATGAGCAGACAGGTTCGGTGAGTTATCCCGCAGCTTATTACAGGTGCATTGCAGTCGGGGCGACCAATTATAACGGTGTGAAGGCAGACTACTCGAACTACGGGACAGAACTTGATGTGGTAGCTCCCGGAGGAGACTCCCAGGACCTGAACGGTGACGGATACATGGACGGTGTCCTCCAGAATACCTTTAACATCCAGACAAAAGATCCCACAGACTTCAACTGGTGGTTCCTCACAGGGACATCCATGGCAACCCCGCATGTCTCAGGGATCGCAGCCCTGATGCTTGAAGCAAACAGTGAAGCCACCCCCTATGAAATCAGGGCAGCAATAGAAAATACGGCAAGGGATATGGGAGACCAGGGCTGGGACCAGTATTATGGACACGGACTGGTAAATGCAACCGCCGCCCTTGAATACATAACCCAGCCTCAAGCCCCGAATAACTCCCCGGTAGCCGATGCAGGAGGCCCTTATAGTAGTGAAATAGGACAGACAGTGACCTTTGACGGATCAGGTTCATACGACAGTGACGGATATATTACCTCCTATGAGTGGGACTTTGGAGACGGAAGTACAGGATCAGGAATTGCTCCGAACCACGCCTATTCAACCACAGGAACCTATAATGTAACCCTCACAGTATGGGACAACAAAGACGCCACGGGTACTGACACAGCCACTCTGGTTGCGGAAAACGTCATACACATTGACGGGGTAAGTGTGACAACAACAAGTACCAAAATTACCGGAACAACTTACGTTACCGCAACTGCTGTTGTGACCATCCTTGACAAAAACAATAATCCGGTCGAAGGTGCTGCAGTTTCCGGCTACTGGAGCGGTGCAGCCAGCGATACGGATTCTGCTGTGACTGGTGCAACAGGGACAATGACGGTTAGCTCGGATGAGGTCATCTACCCCAAAAAGAGCACATTAACGTTCACCTTTACCGTGAACAATGTGAGCCATACGATAGCGTGGGACGGAAATACCGCATCAGGATCGGCATTATATCCCTAA
- the hisI gene encoding phosphoribosyl-AMP cyclohydrolase, whose amino-acid sequence MIDFDTLKYENGLIQAIVQDLTTREVLMCAYMNREALEKTVETGIAHFWSRSRKSLWKKGETSGHLQKVKEIRIDCDLDSVLLFVEQVGGACHMGYRSCFYRNLEGEVVGEKVFEPNDVY is encoded by the coding sequence ATGATCGACTTCGACACCCTGAAATACGAAAACGGCCTGATCCAGGCGATTGTCCAGGACCTTACGACCAGGGAAGTGCTGATGTGCGCCTACATGAACCGGGAAGCCCTTGAAAAAACCGTAGAGACCGGGATTGCTCATTTCTGGAGCCGGAGCCGGAAGAGTTTGTGGAAGAAAGGGGAGACGTCGGGGCACTTACAGAAGGTAAAAGAGATAAGAATAGACTGCGATCTGGATTCCGTACTCCTGTTCGTGGAACAGGTGGGCGGGGCATGCCACATGGGATATCGTTCATGCTTCTACCGGAACCTCGAGGGAGAGGTTGTCGGAGAGAAGGTTTTCGAGCCGAATGACGTGTACTGA